A section of the Streptomyces xinghaiensis S187 genome encodes:
- a CDS encoding ChaB family protein, with translation MPGRKELPSTLERSDKKAQRTWIKAHDSAVEEYGEGERAHRVAFGALKHMYEKVGDHWERKEGGRKGPSDRRAAQPRPQSGPTGEGVDEQASKAHLYELAQRMDIAGRSKMSRQELLEAVRKENRSRTRGSRKG, from the coding sequence GTGCCGGGACGCAAGGAACTCCCCTCGACCCTGGAACGCTCCGACAAGAAGGCGCAGCGCACCTGGATCAAGGCGCACGACTCGGCCGTGGAGGAGTACGGCGAGGGCGAGCGTGCCCACCGGGTGGCGTTCGGCGCGCTCAAGCACATGTACGAGAAGGTGGGCGACCACTGGGAGCGCAAGGAGGGCGGCCGCAAGGGGCCGTCCGACCGGCGGGCGGCGCAGCCGCGGCCGCAGAGCGGGCCGACCGGCGAGGGCGTCGACGAGCAGGCGTCCAAGGCCCATCTGTACGAGCTGGCCCAGCGGATGGACATCGCCGGCCGGTCGAAGATGTCGCGGCAGGAACTGCTGGAGGCCGTGCGCAAGGAGAACCGCTCGCGGACCCGCGGGAGCCGGAAGGGATGA
- a CDS encoding universal stress protein — MPRPVVAGLDGTRASFAAADWAAREALQRELPMTLVHAWSWEPVDLPVTRDEETQREAARRMLHEAAAGLEERYPDLDLTAEQPPAPAVAALLERSEDAEMLVLGTRGYGPLVGFLLGSVGLQVLGRAGGPVVMVRAAEDESDRPERRRDEVVAGLHQLTAGGEPVFAFAFAHAAAHGMRLRAVRAWSLPTVFNYSPAAMKLADESGGIEAHEKKLLHEALKPWRERYPEVEVVEHVDIGAAAEVLLTASARAGLMVVGRRGNPGRGRHLGPVAHATLHHAGCPVAVVAHD, encoded by the coding sequence ATGCCCCGACCCGTCGTCGCCGGTCTGGACGGCACCCGGGCCAGTTTCGCGGCCGCCGACTGGGCGGCCCGGGAGGCGCTCCAGCGGGAGCTGCCGATGACCCTGGTGCACGCCTGGAGCTGGGAACCGGTCGACCTGCCCGTCACCCGGGACGAGGAGACCCAGCGGGAGGCGGCGCGGCGGATGCTGCACGAGGCCGCGGCCGGGCTGGAGGAGCGGTACCCCGATCTGGACCTCACCGCCGAACAGCCCCCGGCGCCCGCCGTCGCGGCCCTGCTGGAACGGAGCGAGGACGCCGAGATGCTCGTCCTCGGCACCCGCGGCTACGGCCCCCTGGTCGGCTTCCTGCTGGGCTCGGTCGGCCTCCAGGTGCTGGGCCGGGCCGGCGGTCCGGTGGTCATGGTGCGTGCGGCCGAGGACGAGAGCGACAGGCCGGAGCGGCGACGGGACGAGGTCGTGGCCGGCCTGCACCAGCTCACGGCCGGAGGCGAACCGGTGTTCGCGTTCGCCTTCGCCCACGCGGCGGCCCACGGCATGCGGCTCCGCGCCGTACGGGCCTGGAGCCTGCCCACGGTCTTCAACTACAGCCCGGCGGCCATGAAGCTCGCCGACGAGTCCGGCGGCATCGAGGCGCACGAGAAGAAGCTGCTCCACGAGGCGCTGAAGCCCTGGCGGGAGCGGTACCCGGAGGTGGAGGTCGTCGAGCACGTGGACATCGGCGCCGCGGCGGAGGTGCTGCTGACCGCCTCGGCCCGGGCCGGGCTCATGGTCGTCGGCCGCCGCGGGAACCCGGGCCGCGGCCGTCATCTGGGCCCGGTGGCCCACGCGACGCTGCACCACGCCGGCTGCCCCGTCGCGGTGGTGGCCCACGACTGA
- a CDS encoding transcriptional regulator: MLDEAVRELAPDSGGNRFVARVAEGTAPPEALAVFALEQRHIIGSDRRSFLHLADRAAAEPAVEAFFTGLAQGETLALDRLADLEAACGLDAGTVRDYEPLPGCQTFPAYVSWLALNAEPVETVIALTANFAAWGNYCAEMSRGLRRHYGFTDAACGFVDFFATPAPEVTEQALDAVQSGLDAGLRFGRRAVHHYGLLLQTYELMFWDTLAEPSAVRRPAGSRRAGT; encoded by the coding sequence GTGTTGGACGAAGCGGTACGGGAACTCGCACCGGACTCCGGGGGCAACCGCTTCGTCGCCCGCGTCGCGGAGGGCACCGCGCCTCCGGAGGCGCTCGCGGTCTTCGCCCTCGAACAGCGGCACATCATCGGTTCCGATCGCCGCAGCTTCCTCCATCTGGCGGACCGGGCCGCCGCGGAGCCCGCCGTCGAGGCGTTCTTCACCGGCCTGGCGCAGGGCGAGACCCTGGCCCTGGACCGGCTCGCGGACCTGGAGGCGGCCTGCGGCCTCGACGCGGGCACCGTCCGTGACTACGAGCCCCTGCCCGGCTGCCAGACCTTCCCGGCGTACGTCTCCTGGCTCGCGCTCAACGCCGAGCCGGTCGAGACCGTCATCGCCCTCACCGCCAACTTCGCGGCCTGGGGCAACTATTGCGCGGAGATGAGCCGCGGCCTGCGCCGCCACTACGGCTTCACGGACGCGGCCTGCGGCTTCGTCGACTTCTTCGCCACCCCCGCGCCGGAGGTCACCGAACAGGCGCTGGACGCCGTGCAGTCCGGCCTGGACGCCGGACTGCGGTTCGGGCGCCGGGCGGTGCACCACTACGGTCTGCTGCTGCAGACCTACGAGCTCATGTTCTGGGACACGCTCGCCGAGCCGTCCGCCGTCCGCCGCCCGGCGGGGTCCCGCCGCGCCGGCACCTGA
- a CDS encoding glycoside hydrolase family 65 protein: MNDWTWRYEGYDPARERLREALCTLGNGYFATRGAAPECTADGVHYPGTYAAGCYNRLTSTVAGREVENEDMVNLPNWLPLRFRAHSDGTADTAPETAWFSPDAGGLLTHEQTLDLRSGTLTRDFRSEDAAGRRIRVQQTRFLHMADPHLAVLRTVLEPENWSGLLEVESGLDGEVTNSGVARYRDLAGRHLTGVTTGIREPDTVWLHCRTTRSDIGIGMAARTTTTPQPASSRLEPGTAHTRRLLLLPAAPGRPATVDKTVALHTSRDPAVGDPLQAVLDRAGQAPPYADLLASHRRAWHELWERAELDVPGEAGRILRFHLFHVLQTLSPHTAGLDVGVPARGLHGEAYRGHVFWDELFVLPYLNLHFPEVSRALLDYRHRRLPRACRSAREAGRLGAMYPWQSAADGREETQEVHLNPRSGRWLPDHSRLQHHVGSAVAYNVWHYCEATGDTGYLQTRGAEMLTQIARFWASGAEFDPALGRYRIRGVVGPDEYHEGYPDASAPGLDDNAYTNVTAAWVLTRALEVVRALPEPRRRQLFEETGTDPGEPDRWEEVSRRLHVPFHRGVISQFEGYGELAELDWDGYRRRYGNIRRLDRILEAEGDSANRYQASKQADALMLGYLFPPAELAGIFRHLGYELDDDTWRRTVDYYLRRTSHGSTLSGLVHGWVLARVRRAEAWEFCLEALKGDVADIQGGTTEEGIHLGAMAGTLDLVQRGLTGMDPRADALVLDPAPLPELSEYCFTVRYHNHWGLAMRLSPGQLRIDVPASDEPPVRLVLPDRSVTLDPGESCTLELTEP; this comes from the coding sequence ATGAACGACTGGACCTGGAGGTACGAGGGCTACGACCCCGCCCGGGAACGCCTCCGCGAAGCCCTGTGCACCCTCGGCAACGGCTACTTCGCCACCCGCGGCGCCGCCCCCGAGTGCACCGCCGACGGCGTGCACTATCCCGGCACCTACGCCGCCGGCTGCTACAACCGGCTCACCTCCACCGTCGCCGGGCGCGAGGTCGAGAACGAGGACATGGTCAACCTGCCGAACTGGCTGCCGCTGCGCTTCCGCGCCCACAGCGACGGCACGGCGGACACCGCCCCGGAGACCGCCTGGTTCTCACCCGACGCCGGGGGCCTCCTCACCCACGAGCAGACCCTCGACCTGCGCTCCGGCACGCTGACCCGCGACTTCCGCAGCGAGGACGCGGCCGGCCGCCGCATCCGCGTCCAGCAGACCCGCTTCCTGCACATGGCCGACCCGCACCTCGCCGTGCTGCGCACCGTCCTCGAACCGGAGAACTGGTCGGGTCTCCTGGAGGTGGAGTCCGGACTCGACGGCGAGGTCACCAACTCCGGTGTGGCCCGCTACCGCGACCTCGCCGGGCGCCATCTCACCGGCGTCACCACCGGCATCCGGGAACCGGACACCGTCTGGCTCCACTGCCGCACCACCCGCTCCGACATCGGCATCGGCATGGCCGCGCGCACCACCACCACACCGCAGCCCGCCTCCTCCCGGCTGGAACCGGGCACCGCGCACACCCGCCGGCTGCTGCTCCTGCCCGCCGCGCCCGGCCGGCCCGCCACCGTCGACAAGACCGTCGCCCTGCACACCTCCCGCGACCCGGCCGTCGGCGACCCGCTCCAGGCCGTCCTCGACCGGGCCGGACAGGCGCCCCCCTACGCGGACCTGCTCGCCTCCCACCGCCGGGCCTGGCACGAGCTGTGGGAGCGCGCCGAGCTGGACGTCCCCGGCGAGGCCGGCCGCATCCTGCGGTTCCACCTCTTCCACGTCCTGCAGACCCTCTCCCCGCACACCGCCGGACTCGACGTCGGCGTGCCCGCGCGGGGCCTGCACGGCGAGGCGTACCGGGGCCACGTCTTCTGGGACGAGCTGTTCGTGCTGCCGTATCTGAACCTGCACTTCCCGGAGGTGTCCCGCGCCCTGCTGGACTACCGGCACCGGCGGCTGCCCCGCGCCTGCCGCTCCGCGCGCGAGGCGGGCCGCCTCGGCGCGATGTACCCGTGGCAGAGCGCCGCCGACGGCCGCGAGGAGACCCAGGAGGTCCATCTCAACCCGCGTTCCGGCCGCTGGCTGCCCGACCACTCCCGGCTCCAGCACCATGTCGGCTCCGCGGTCGCGTACAACGTCTGGCACTACTGCGAGGCCACCGGGGACACCGGCTATCTGCAGACCAGGGGTGCCGAGATGCTGACGCAGATCGCGCGCTTCTGGGCGAGCGGCGCCGAGTTCGACCCGGCACTGGGCCGCTACCGCATCCGCGGGGTGGTCGGCCCCGACGAGTACCACGAGGGCTACCCGGACGCGTCCGCCCCGGGGCTCGACGACAACGCGTACACCAACGTCACCGCCGCCTGGGTGCTCACCCGCGCCCTGGAGGTCGTCCGCGCCCTGCCCGAGCCGCGCCGCCGGCAGCTCTTCGAGGAGACCGGTACGGACCCCGGCGAACCGGACCGCTGGGAGGAGGTGTCCCGCCGGCTGCACGTGCCCTTCCACCGGGGGGTCATCAGCCAGTTCGAGGGCTACGGCGAACTCGCCGAGCTGGACTGGGACGGCTACCGCCGCCGTTACGGCAACATCCGCCGGCTGGACCGCATCCTGGAGGCCGAGGGCGACAGCGCCAACCGCTACCAGGCGTCCAAGCAGGCCGACGCGCTGATGCTCGGCTACCTCTTCCCGCCCGCCGAACTCGCCGGGATCTTCCGGCACCTGGGCTACGAACTCGACGACGACACCTGGCGGCGGACCGTCGACTACTACCTGCGCCGCACCTCGCACGGCTCGACGCTCAGCGGCCTGGTGCACGGCTGGGTCCTGGCCCGGGTGCGGCGTGCCGAAGCGTGGGAGTTCTGCCTGGAGGCGCTGAAGGGCGATGTGGCCGACATCCAGGGCGGCACCACCGAGGAGGGCATCCACCTCGGTGCCATGGCCGGCACCCTCGACCTCGTGCAGCGGGGCCTGACCGGGATGGACCCGCGCGCCGACGCGCTCGTCCTCGACCCGGCGCCGCTGCCGGAACTGTCCGAGTACTGCTTCACCGTCCGCTACCACAACCACTGGGGCCTGGCCATGCGGCTGAGCCCCGGTCAACTCCGCATTGACGTACCGGCGTCCGACGAACCGCCGGTCCGGCTGGTGCTCCCGGACCGGTCCGTCACCCTCGACCCCGGCGAGTCCTGCACGCTGGAGCTGACGGAGCCGTAG
- a CDS encoding SDR family oxidoreductase: MSDNQQNPVTQHPRPDFPQQDQPHPGHTEEMRPEPDHGESSYRGSGRLEGRRTLVTGGDSGIGRAVALAFAREGADVLFTYLEEEEKDARETVRLVEDAGRRAVAVSCDIREETECRALVDRAVQEFGRIDVLVNNAAFQMAQPESIEGITTEQFDRTMRTNLYGMFWLSKMALPHIPEGGCIINTTSVQAYKASPHLLDYATTKGAIVTFTQGLAQYLADRGIRVNAVAPGPVWTPLIPATMPDTEKFGKQAPLGRPAQPAEMAPAFVYLASQDASFITAEILNATGGTPLP; this comes from the coding sequence ATGAGCGACAACCAGCAGAATCCCGTGACGCAGCACCCGCGGCCGGACTTCCCGCAGCAGGACCAGCCGCACCCCGGCCACACGGAGGAGATGCGGCCCGAACCCGACCACGGCGAGTCGTCCTACCGGGGCAGCGGCCGGCTGGAGGGCCGCCGCACCCTCGTCACCGGCGGCGACTCGGGCATCGGACGGGCCGTGGCGCTGGCCTTCGCCCGGGAGGGCGCCGACGTTCTGTTCACCTATCTGGAGGAAGAGGAGAAGGACGCCCGGGAGACCGTCCGGCTCGTCGAGGACGCCGGGCGGCGGGCAGTCGCCGTCTCCTGTGACATCCGTGAGGAGACCGAGTGCCGCGCCCTGGTGGACCGCGCGGTCCAGGAGTTCGGGCGGATCGACGTCCTGGTGAACAACGCGGCGTTCCAGATGGCGCAGCCGGAGAGCATCGAGGGCATCACCACCGAGCAGTTCGACCGGACGATGCGGACCAATCTGTACGGCATGTTCTGGCTCTCCAAGATGGCCCTGCCGCACATCCCCGAGGGCGGCTGCATCATCAACACCACGTCCGTACAGGCGTACAAGGCGAGCCCGCACCTGCTGGACTACGCGACCACCAAGGGCGCCATCGTCACGTTCACCCAGGGGCTGGCGCAGTACCTCGCCGACCGCGGCATCCGCGTCAACGCGGTGGCGCCCGGCCCGGTCTGGACCCCGCTGATCCCGGCGACGATGCCCGACACCGAGAAGTTCGGGAAGCAGGCGCCGCTCGGACGCCCGGCCCAGCCGGCGGAGATGGCACCGGCGTTCGTCTACCTCGCCTCGCAGGACGCGAGCTTCATCACGGCGGAGATCCTGAACGCGACGGGCGGCACCCCGCTGCCGTAG
- a CDS encoding pyridoxal phosphate-dependent aminotransferase, translating into MSQPLDTGVLRSTAHSPSWAMLNRLSGNDTSGGAAGAVQQAEGSGRVAAPAPPPAAPLNPVAPYGNGAAPQAPGGTQQRVDFCIPCNPYFPTPHMFGRLRDSLETILKYYPSDADTVTAELCTVLGLNPQTVAMGNGSTELITWIDHLLVEESLAVPIPTFGRWTDQPMETGKRVDMFPLREEQDFALDLQEYVRFIRRRGSRVAVVCNPNNPDGGYLRRSQIVWLLDELADLDLVVIDESFIDFVDAERAPSVADEATIRPNVVVLKSLGKNFGLHGIRFGYCVANPALAATIRNALPKWNLNAFAETVVFMLKEYGAEYQQSLSMLASDRANMAMALAALPELVVFLSQGNFLLVKLPNGVDGVTLRDRLLTEHGLYVRECGNKLGSSSRFLRLVVRPYADVERLVAALRTCLYGTRPSPHQPQPQPQPSAQQPRPAQQPPHPVLAALPVGAAVS; encoded by the coding sequence GTGTCCCAACCGCTCGATACCGGCGTGCTGCGCAGCACCGCGCACAGCCCGTCCTGGGCCATGCTCAACCGCCTCTCGGGGAACGACACGTCCGGCGGCGCGGCGGGGGCCGTGCAGCAGGCCGAGGGCTCCGGGAGGGTGGCGGCCCCAGCGCCGCCGCCGGCGGCCCCGCTGAACCCGGTGGCCCCGTACGGCAACGGCGCGGCCCCGCAGGCGCCGGGCGGTACGCAGCAGCGGGTGGACTTCTGCATCCCCTGCAACCCGTACTTCCCGACCCCGCACATGTTCGGGCGGCTGCGGGACTCCCTGGAGACGATCCTCAAGTACTACCCGAGCGACGCCGACACCGTCACGGCCGAACTCTGCACCGTCCTCGGTCTCAACCCGCAGACCGTCGCCATGGGCAACGGCTCCACCGAGCTGATCACCTGGATCGACCACCTGCTGGTCGAGGAGAGCCTGGCCGTCCCGATCCCCACCTTCGGCCGCTGGACCGACCAGCCGATGGAGACCGGCAAGCGGGTGGACATGTTCCCGCTGCGGGAGGAGCAGGACTTCGCGCTCGACCTCCAGGAGTACGTGCGGTTCATCCGGCGGCGCGGCTCCCGGGTGGCCGTGGTGTGCAACCCCAACAACCCCGACGGCGGCTATCTCCGCCGCAGCCAGATCGTCTGGCTGCTGGACGAACTCGCCGATCTCGACCTGGTGGTGATCGACGAGTCGTTCATCGACTTCGTCGACGCAGAGCGCGCCCCGTCCGTCGCCGACGAGGCCACGATCCGGCCCAATGTCGTCGTTCTCAAGAGTCTCGGCAAGAACTTCGGCCTGCACGGCATCCGCTTCGGCTACTGCGTCGCCAACCCGGCCCTCGCGGCCACCATCCGGAACGCGCTGCCGAAGTGGAACCTCAACGCCTTCGCCGAGACCGTGGTCTTCATGCTCAAGGAGTACGGCGCCGAGTACCAGCAGAGCCTGAGCATGCTGGCGAGCGACCGCGCCAACATGGCCATGGCCCTGGCGGCGCTGCCGGAGCTGGTGGTCTTCCTCTCCCAGGGCAACTTTCTGCTCGTCAAGCTGCCGAACGGGGTGGACGGAGTCACCCTGCGGGACCGGCTGCTGACCGAGCACGGCCTCTACGTCCGCGAGTGCGGCAACAAGCTCGGCAGCAGCAGCCGCTTCCTCCGGCTGGTCGTCAGGCCGTACGCGGACGTCGAGAGACTCGTGGCGGCCCTGCGCACCTGTCTCTACGGCACCCGGCCGTCGCCGCACCAGCCGCAACCGCAACCGCAGCCGTCGGCGCAGCAGCCGCGACCGGCGCAGCAGCCACCGCATCCGGTGCTCGCGGCGCTGCCGGTGGGGGCCGCGGTCTCCTGA
- a CDS encoding lytic polysaccharide monooxygenase, whose protein sequence is MTAHRTAVPAVVAGAAALLLPALTAAPAAAHGAPTGPLSRAAACGPEGGAYARSAACRAAVAANKGEPLGAWDNLRRADTGGRERERRVIPDGRLCSAGLDAHRGLDTPRTDWPVTELSAGSRLTLGYEGTIPHPGTFDLYLTRPGYDPSSPLTWSDLDTKPFASVTGPQLADGSYRIRGRLPADRTGRHLLYTVWRTTDSSDTYYSCSDLLLVPAGTAGAAGDGDGPRDRPARDRGERGGEAAPAPAGKTPAAKNPAPEPAGPDAAGNPEAPDGGEPAEGAAGGAADSGADTPRPAPRAVASSSSATDSWLLPAGAAALLAGGAAVATLLLRRRRS, encoded by the coding sequence ATGACCGCGCATCGCACGGCTGTGCCGGCCGTAGTCGCCGGTGCCGCCGCTCTGCTGCTCCCCGCCCTGACCGCGGCCCCGGCGGCCGCCCACGGGGCGCCGACCGGCCCGCTCAGCCGCGCCGCCGCCTGCGGGCCGGAGGGCGGCGCGTACGCGCGGTCCGCCGCCTGCCGCGCCGCCGTCGCCGCCAACAAGGGGGAGCCGCTGGGCGCCTGGGACAACCTCCGGCGGGCGGACACCGGCGGCCGGGAGCGCGAACGCCGGGTCATCCCGGACGGCCGGCTGTGCAGCGCGGGCCTGGACGCCCACCGCGGCCTGGACACCCCGCGCACCGACTGGCCGGTCACGGAGCTGTCCGCCGGCTCCCGGCTCACCCTCGGCTACGAGGGCACGATCCCGCACCCGGGCACCTTCGACCTGTATCTGACCCGGCCCGGATACGATCCGTCGTCCCCCCTGACCTGGTCGGATCTGGATACCAAGCCCTTCGCGTCCGTCACCGGGCCGCAGCTCGCGGACGGTTCCTACCGCATCCGGGGCCGCCTCCCCGCCGACCGGACCGGACGCCATCTGCTCTACACGGTCTGGCGGACCACGGACTCCTCGGACACCTACTACTCCTGCTCCGACCTGCTCCTCGTCCCGGCCGGGACGGCGGGTGCCGCCGGGGACGGCGACGGCCCGCGGGACCGTCCCGCCCGGGACCGGGGCGAACGCGGCGGAGAGGCGGCGCCCGCCCCGGCCGGGAAGACCCCGGCCGCGAAGAACCCCGCCCCGGAGCCCGCCGGCCCGGACGCCGCCGGAAACCCGGAGGCTCCGGACGGCGGCGAACCGGCGGAGGGGGCGGCGGGCGGGGCGGCGGACTCCGGGGCGGACACCCCGCGGCCGGCCCCGCGGGCCGTGGCCTCGTCCTCCTCCGCCACGGACTCCTGGCTGCTGCCGGCGGGAGCCGCGGCGCTCCTCGCGGGCGGCGCCGCCGTGGCCACGCTTCTCCTCCGCCGCCGTCGCTCCTGA